A genomic segment from Nocardiopsis sp. Huas11 encodes:
- a CDS encoding DUF1707 domain-containing protein, with amino-acid sequence MAGPGPGPDHPYRISDDERDDALARLRTALSEGRLDFDEHESRSDAALHAVTNTDLLPLFDDLPSHLRPGAIVAPDDSGTAPAVTGARAPVERPTKGGRPDTTGHGVNMGGLIAWGGFLFFVWGLPTLVQGNVVGFLVFLGFFCMLVAGPAVGQHLQHRRRSSGSGRGELGNG; translated from the coding sequence ATGGCAGGCCCCGGCCCCGGCCCCGACCACCCGTACCGCATCTCCGACGACGAGCGCGACGACGCGCTCGCCCGACTGCGCACGGCCCTGTCGGAGGGCCGCCTGGACTTCGACGAGCACGAGAGCCGGTCCGACGCCGCGCTGCACGCGGTCACCAACACCGACCTCCTGCCGCTCTTCGACGACCTTCCGTCCCACCTGCGCCCGGGAGCGATCGTCGCGCCGGACGACTCCGGGACCGCTCCGGCGGTGACCGGGGCCCGCGCCCCGGTCGAACGGCCGACCAAGGGCGGGCGGCCCGACACCACCGGTCACGGCGTGAACATGGGCGGGCTGATCGCCTGGGGCGGCTTCCTGTTCTTCGTGTGGGGCCTGCCGACGCTGGTCCAGGGCAACGTCGTCGGCTTCCTGGTCTTCCTCGGGTTCTTCTGCATGCTCGTGGCCGGCCCGGCCGTCGGCCAGCACCTCCAGCACCGCCGCCGGTCGAGTGGCAGCGGCCGAGGCGAGCTCGGGAACGGCTGA
- the sucD gene encoding succinate--CoA ligase subunit alpha — protein sequence MAIFLNKDSKVLVQGMTGSEGTKHTRRMLASGTNIVGGVNPRKAGQKVDFDGAEVPVFGSVAEGMAATGADVTVIFVPPKFSKDAVFEAIDAEIGLAVVITEGIPVHDTAAFWAHAKARGNKTRIIGPNCPGLISPGQSNAGIIPADITKPGRIGLVSKSGTLTYQMMYELRDIGFSSAVGIGGDPIIGTTHIDALAAFEADPDTDVIVMIGEIGGDAEERAAEFVKANVTKPVVGYVAGFTAPEGKTMGHAGAIVSGSSGTAAAKKEALEAAGVKVGKTPSETAKLVRDLF from the coding sequence ATGGCTATCTTTCTGAACAAGGACAGCAAGGTGCTGGTCCAGGGCATGACCGGCTCTGAGGGCACCAAGCACACCCGCCGCATGCTCGCCTCGGGCACCAACATCGTGGGCGGGGTCAACCCGCGCAAGGCCGGCCAGAAGGTCGACTTCGACGGCGCCGAGGTGCCGGTCTTCGGATCGGTGGCCGAGGGCATGGCCGCCACCGGCGCCGACGTCACGGTCATCTTCGTTCCGCCGAAGTTCTCCAAGGACGCGGTGTTCGAGGCGATCGACGCCGAGATCGGCCTGGCGGTCGTGATCACCGAGGGCATTCCGGTGCACGACACCGCGGCGTTCTGGGCGCACGCCAAGGCCCGGGGGAACAAGACCCGCATCATCGGCCCGAACTGCCCCGGTTTGATCTCCCCGGGTCAGTCGAACGCGGGCATCATCCCGGCCGACATCACCAAGCCGGGGCGGATCGGTCTGGTGTCCAAGTCGGGCACGCTGACCTACCAGATGATGTACGAGCTGCGCGACATCGGCTTCTCCTCGGCGGTGGGCATCGGCGGGGACCCGATCATCGGGACCACGCACATCGACGCGCTGGCGGCGTTCGAGGCCGACCCCGACACCGACGTGATCGTGATGATCGGTGAGATCGGCGGCGACGCCGAGGAGCGGGCGGCCGAGTTCGTCAAGGCCAACGTGACCAAGCCCGTGGTGGGCTACGTCGCGGGCTTCACCGCCCCGGAGGGCAAGACGATGGGCCACGCCGGCGCGATCGTGTCTGGTTCCTCGGGTACGGCCGCGGCGAAGAAGGAGGCCCTGGAGGCCGCCGGAGTCAAGGTCGGCAAGACCCCCAGTGAGACGGCCAAGCTGGTGCGCGACCTGTTCTAG
- a CDS encoding cobalamin B12-binding domain-containing protein, whose amino-acid sequence MSKGAARVVVAKPGLDGHDRGVKIVARVLRDAGVEVIYTGLRQTPEMIVAAALQEDADAIGLSVLSGAHMTMFGRVMELLRENDATDIRVFGGGIIPDADIEELERMGVARVFTPGAPTSEIADWVRENIRPAHAA is encoded by the coding sequence GCACGGGTCGTCGTCGCCAAACCGGGCCTGGACGGGCACGACCGCGGGGTCAAGATCGTGGCCCGCGTGCTGCGCGACGCGGGTGTGGAGGTCATCTACACCGGTCTGCGGCAGACCCCGGAGATGATCGTGGCCGCCGCGCTGCAGGAGGACGCCGACGCGATCGGGCTGTCGGTGCTCTCGGGCGCGCACATGACCATGTTCGGCCGGGTCATGGAGTTGCTGCGGGAGAACGACGCCACGGACATCCGGGTCTTCGGCGGGGGCATCATCCCCGACGCCGACATCGAGGAGCTCGAGCGCATGGGTGTGGCACGCGTCTTCACACCGGGGGCGCCGACCTCGGAGATCGCCGACTGGGTCCGCGAGAACATCCGCCCGGCGCACGCCGCCTGA
- the sucC gene encoding ADP-forming succinate--CoA ligase subunit beta: MDLFEYQAKQLFAEYGVPVPQGKVASTAAEARAIADEFAAAGKPRVVVKAQVKTGGRGKAGGVKVADGPEDAQAKAEQILGMDIKGHTVHRVLVEEASDIAEEYYFSFLLDRANRTFLSICSAEGGVEIEEVAVTNPDAVAKIAVDPLTGAPKDVAAEIVKAGKLPQAAAEGAAELITKLWDAFVGKDATLVEVNPLILTKDGRVVALDGKVTLDENAEFRQDLESLTFAEEGDPLEVQAKAKGLNYVKLDGEVGIIGNGAGLVMSTLDVVAYAGEEHGGVKPANFLDIGGGASAEVMANGLDIILGDPAVKSVFVNVFGGITACDAVANGIVQALELLESRGDDVSKPLVVRLDGNNAELGRRILTERAHPAVRQVDTMDGAAAQAAELAAK; encoded by the coding sequence GTGGACCTGTTCGAATACCAGGCGAAGCAACTCTTCGCAGAGTACGGGGTTCCCGTACCCCAGGGAAAGGTGGCGAGCACGGCCGCTGAGGCACGTGCCATCGCTGATGAGTTCGCCGCCGCCGGAAAGCCCCGAGTCGTCGTCAAGGCGCAGGTCAAGACGGGCGGTCGCGGTAAGGCCGGCGGTGTGAAGGTGGCCGACGGGCCGGAGGACGCTCAGGCCAAGGCCGAGCAGATCCTCGGTATGGACATCAAGGGCCACACGGTCCACCGTGTCCTGGTCGAGGAGGCCTCCGACATCGCGGAGGAGTACTACTTCTCCTTCCTGTTGGACCGGGCCAACCGGACCTTCCTGTCGATCTGCTCCGCCGAGGGCGGTGTCGAGATCGAGGAGGTCGCGGTCACCAACCCCGACGCGGTCGCCAAGATCGCGGTCGACCCGCTGACCGGCGCCCCCAAGGACGTCGCGGCTGAGATCGTCAAGGCCGGCAAGCTTCCGCAGGCCGCCGCCGAAGGCGCGGCCGAGCTGATCACGAAGCTGTGGGACGCCTTCGTCGGCAAGGACGCCACGCTCGTCGAGGTCAACCCCCTCATCCTCACCAAGGACGGCCGCGTCGTCGCTCTCGACGGCAAGGTCACGCTGGACGAGAACGCCGAGTTCCGCCAGGACCTGGAGAGCCTCACCTTCGCGGAGGAGGGCGATCCGCTGGAGGTTCAGGCCAAGGCCAAGGGTCTGAACTACGTGAAGCTCGACGGTGAGGTCGGGATCATCGGCAACGGCGCGGGTCTGGTCATGTCCACGCTGGACGTGGTGGCCTACGCCGGTGAGGAGCACGGCGGGGTCAAGCCCGCCAACTTCCTGGACATCGGTGGCGGCGCCTCGGCCGAGGTCATGGCCAATGGTCTGGACATCATTCTGGGCGACCCGGCGGTCAAGAGCGTGTTCGTGAACGTCTTCGGCGGCATCACGGCGTGTGACGCGGTGGCCAACGGCATCGTGCAGGCGCTGGAGCTGCTGGAGTCGCGCGGTGACGATGTCTCCAAGCCGCTGGTGGTGCGTCTGGACGGCAACAACGCCGAGCTGGGCCGCCGGATCCTGACCGAGCGTGCGCACCCCGCGGTGCGCCAGGTCGACACGATGGACGGCGCCGCCGCACAGGCCGCCGAGCTCGCGGCGAAGTAG